Within Bradymonas sediminis, the genomic segment GAGACCCTCTTCGACGCGGCGAATTATATCGAGGCGACGCTTGACCTGCCCGCGCCTGACTTCGACGCGGGCGCCCAGACCACCCTGCCCTGGACCGGCGACTCAGGCCGGCTCGAGGTCGACCTGACAAGCCCCGAAGCCCAGCAGGTGCTCGACTTCTGAGCGCCCACTCGCCGGGCTTAGCCCAGGTGCTCGCCGAGCGCCTCGGGCAAACACGCCGGCTCGACGATCTCAAGCCAATACCCATCCGGGTCCTGGATAAACGCGATATCGCGCATCGAGCCGGCCTCCGGGCGTTTCACAAAATCGACGCCCAGCTCGTCAAAGCGCGCGCAGGCCGCGTCCAGATCCGGCACCGCAAAGCCCAGGTGCCCGAAGCCCTTGGGCGCGCTATTTCCGTTATGATAGGCGACGCTCTCGTCGTCCTCGTCGCCCCAATTATGGGTGAATTCGAGCAACCCGGGGCGCGAAAAGGTCTCGACCATGCGCGCGTCGGCCTCATCCGACCAGGACGCTTCGGCCTCGGGGGCCAGGGTCGCCAGGAAATACAGGCTGAACTCCATCTCGGGGAAGTCGAGCTTTCGCACCAGGGTCATGCCCATCACGCGGGTATAGAAGTCGATCGTGCGCCTGGGCGACTTGATGCGCAACATGGTGTGGTTGAACACAAACCCCTCGGTCCGGGGGTCGCGCTCCTCGCAAAGGCCTTCGGCTTGTTCAAAATGGCGGCTCATCGTGGTCTCCTTTTTGATTGAAGTATATGCGCGACGCGCCCGGCGCCGCAGGGGCAAATATGCACGGAGACCACGCCATTGCAAGCACTTCCCTCGCCCCGTTTGACCCATCGCGCTCCCTCCAAACCCCATCGCGCGTGGCTTCCGAGCGATATTGCGCCACCAAACACACGTTCAACGTCATTTTTGACCCATCGACCGTGCCATAGTGTCACACCTCACGGCGTTTTCGACCTATCGGGCTGCCAAAAAATCACGTTCGACGTCATTTTTGACCCATCGGCCTGCCAAAAAATCACGTTCGACGTCATTTTTGACCCATCGGCCTGCCAAAAAATCACGTTCGACGTCATTTTTGACCCATCGGCCTGCCAAAAAATCACGTTCGATGGTGTTAGGGACCCAGCCCACCCGCACCTCCACCCCAGGGCAAGCCCTGGGGCTCTTGCAGGGCCCCCGGCCCCTTCCACGCTCACGCGTGGGGGCCGCTGATCTGATACACGCGCTATTCAAGGTCCGCCGGGCCTTGGCCCGAATCGCGGACCACGGCCCTGCTAGAGCGTGGCGCCTTGTCCCCACGCGGCGGTCGATTCATCGACGGTTCTTCAACGATTGGTCGTCGACTCCCCACCCACAACCGACAGCGTCGACGCATCCGCCGGCGCGAGCTTGGCGAGGAATTCGGAGAGCTCCGAGGCCACGGAGCACCGCGGGGCTTGTTTGCAGATGATGGCGATATGGGTGCCCATATTTCCGCCCAGGTTCGCGCTTCCCAGCAGCATCCACGCGCTGCTCTCGCCCTCGTTCACCTCCTGCTCGCCGCGCAACTGCGGAGCCTTCCAGCGGCCCTGGGTGCGGCCCAGGCGCAGGATAACATCGGCGTCGTTTTTGCCGAACCACTTCCAGCCGCTGAAGGTGTCGCTCGAGGAGCGATAGTTGAGGGTTTGCACGAGCTTCGCCGGTTCGTTTGACGCGGGGGTCGCGCTTCCTGTGAGCTGGGCGGGGTCGATGCCTAGCTCGCGCAATTGCGCGGGGTCGAGCTGCTCCAGGGCGGCCTGCGGGAGCGCGGGGGACTCGGGGTTCAGGAGGTCCAGGAGGGAAGTAAACCCCGGGTCGGCGAATTTGCGAAAGCGCTCCATCTCCTGGGATGGGTAGACGCGCACCAGATTAGAGAATCGCTCGGCGTAGATAACCGCGTCGGGGCTTGTGCCACCCGGGGCCCGGTGGGTG encodes:
- the gloA gene encoding lactoylglutathione lyase, whose protein sequence is MSRHFEQAEGLCEERDPRTEGFVFNHTMLRIKSPRRTIDFYTRVMGMTLVRKLDFPEMEFSLYFLATLAPEAEASWSDEADARMVETFSRPGLLEFTHNWGDEDDESVAYHNGNSAPKGFGHLGFAVPDLDAACARFDELGVDFVKRPEAGSMRDIAFIQDPDGYWLEIVEPACLPEALGEHLG